The genomic window CATGGCCCTGGTCAGTTAGTGGGATATTTTATGGTAAGTTTGTCCTCCCTTAAAATGAATATCCCCCAGTTTGTCTCTTCTATAGAAGAACTTTTGATTCATACACTAAGTCACTGGGATATCAAAGCAAATCGAGACGCAGAATATCCTGGCGTATGGGTAGGCCAAGAAAAAATTGCGGCCCTGGGCCTGCATTTTGATCATGGCGTTTCCATGCATGGTTTTGCGCTCAATCTCCATCCTCAGTTGCAGGATTATGAAGCCATTATCCCTTGCGGAATTCAGGGCAGGGGAGTGACTTCGATGGAGAAAATATTGAATAAAAGAGTAGAAAAAAATGAAGTGATGTTAAAACTTGTAGAAAGCCTTGCTCAGGTATTTCAAAAAAAAATTCAGTGGATTGAAAAGATGCATTTAA from Deltaproteobacteria bacterium includes these protein-coding regions:
- the lipB gene encoding lipoyl(octanoyl) transferase LipB, whose amino-acid sequence is MFNLCDIGTSDYQSCFDLQLLLRKKRQEEKIPNFLLFTEHPAVYTMGKQDASADLLNLSPIPLIKTNRGGRITYHGPGQLVGYFMVSLSSLKMNIPQFVSSIEELLIHTLSHWDIKANRDAEYPGVWVGQEKIAALGLHFDHGVSMHGFALNLHPQLQDYEAIIPCGIQGRGVTSMEKILNKRVEKNEVMLKLVESLAQVFQKKIQWIEKMHLITGGSFF